AATGCCGAATTAGAACAAATTAGTAGATCTATTACCATAAACCCAACAATGATTAGTGACAACAATAGATTTGATACAGAAATCATTAAAGCTTCTCATGGAAAAGTTATAGGTAAAGGTGGTGCCGAAGGTATACAGTGTCTATGTAAGGTAAATGAAGGCATAGGGTTAGCTTTAAAAGTAGAAGACGGTTCAAAAAGAGCAAAGCATGCAGTTAGTCTTCATTTACTAAAACAGTTAGAGTGGATATCTGAATTAAGAATTCAAGACATCGAAGAAAAGGTATTTAATTTTTCTGAAGGAGTTAGACTTGAAGTTAAAGGTAAATTAAAATTCCAAGAATCCTAAAAAAACAGGAAAAATAAACCTTTCAGATGTATGCTATGTATATAACGCGGGGTAGAGCAGTCTGGTAGCTCGTCGGGCTCATAACCCGAAGGTCGGAAGTTCAAATCTCCCCCCCGCCACCATTTAGAAGCAGCTTTAAGGCTGCTTTTTTAGTTTTTAAATTTTTACAGTAATCATAAAAAAATATAATAAAACTTAAGATTGTAAGGTAGTAATAAAAAGAGCTTTTAAGGAATTATTTGAGATCTTTTTGCATAGAAAATTTAAAGTTAACTCTTACTATTAGACCAATAATGATAAAAAATATTCCAAGATATGAGTTCAAAGATAGATCCAAAACATTCAATTAATTTCTAACTAAATTTTAGCTTACAAATCATTTCTATTAAATATGCTGGTAAAATAGAATTTAAATAAATCTGAATGTTTGCCATTTATATCTTTAATAAGCACTCTAATAAAGTAGATTAAAATCTAAATATTTTAGAAAAATTATATGCATAATTTACTACAGCGTGATTTAGGTTCAAGCTTGCTATCTATAGCTGTTATTTTAGGATGGTTAGGTCTTTTTTTTGTCTTCTTAAGAATATTGACTATTTCATTAAAAAGAATCCTTGAAATTATTTTCAAAAAATCCTAATTATTGAAATAAATCAATAATTCTGAATTAATCGCATAAATCCCTGTTCAATAAGTATAATAACCTAAAAATGTCAATTTTAGATAAGGCTAAGATAGGAAATTCTGTTCAAGTAAACCTAGGACTATCTAAGGATAGACTTACAAGAGAAACTATTGATGCGATAAATGTTTCTTCAATGGGTAAGATAAGTGATTTCAGAATAACTGATGGCAAAGGTATTGGAGTTGTCTTGCAATTATCTAATGGACAAGAGCAATGGTTTTTTGAGGATGAAATTGATCTTCTCGACGAAAATGGTAACGTAATTAAAAAAAATAATGATAAAAAAGAGAATAGTAATTTTATATTTGATCTTTTAAGAGGATTAAATTATGAAAATAAAAATAAGGTAAGCGAGTTACTTAATCCAATTAACTTTTTTATCTGGTTGGTTGTATCGTTTAAAGATATTTTTTAATTGGTTAAAAAATTTTCTAAAATAAAGATAGTTTAACAATTTATTTAAATTTAAAATTTCAGTAATCAAAAATTTAAATGGGACAAAATATTATCGATGTAAGAAATTTATCTAAGTCATTTGATATCTCTTCCAAAGAACCAGGCTTAAAAGGAACAATTAAACATTTTTTTAGAAGACAAACAAAAAGTTTAAAAGTTATAAAAGATATAAGTTTTGAAATTAAAGAAGGAGAAATAGTAGGTTTTCTAGGTGCTAATGGAGCTGGGAAAACAACAATATTAAAAATGCTTTGCGGCTTAATTTATCCAAGTGCAGGTTCGATTTTAGTTTCAGGCTACTTACCTTTCAGGAGAAAAGAAAATTTCCTAAAGAATATCACCTTAATAATGGGACAAAAACAACAGCTTATTTGGGATCTTCCGCCAATTGAATCATTCTATTTGAATGCATCAATATATGACTTAGATAAGTTCGAAGCCAAAAAGAGAATAAAAAAACTATCGGAAATGCTTGAAATTGATGGAGAGCTATTCATACCTGTTAGAAAACTTTCACTTGGTCAGAGAATGAAATCAGAATTACTAGCAGCTTTGATACATGAACCAAATATTCTATTTTTAGACGAGCCGACACTGGGATTAGATATTAATGCACAGAGAAATTTAAGAAAATTCCTTCAAAAATATAATAAGGAAACTAATGCAACGATATGCCTAACCAGTCATTACATGAAAGATATTACATCGCTATGCAAGAGAGTTATATGTGTGCACGAAGGGGCGATATCATATGATGGGAAACTTGACCTATTATTAAAAAAACTTTCTCCTGTTAAAGAAATATTAATAGTATGTCGCTCAGAAGAGGATGCAATTAAATTAGAAAATTCCGGTTTTACTGTTAAAAATAAAATAAAGAATGAAGTCACTATAAAAATTGAAAACAACTCTATTACCTCTTCATTAAAAAATATCCTAAATAATTTTGATATTGAAGACCTTTTTATAAATGAACCGCCCATAGATGAAGTTATTGGAAATGTATTAATCAAAAAAGATTATGATATTTAATTTGATTAATCGTAAAATATTCACCTTATTAAAAGTCCAATATTCAAACATGTTGGAATATAGGGTAGAAATTGCATTATGGGCAGTTTCAGGTATTATTCCTTTTTTCATGTTAAACATTTGGACAAATAATAATCTAAATGAATCCATAAACATTAGTGATGTAATGCTTTCTAGGTATTTCTTATGTGCTTTTTTTGTAAGACAGTTTTCTGTTGTGTGGGTTGTATTTAGTTT
This window of the Prochlorococcus marinus XMU1410 genome carries:
- a CDS encoding ABC transporter ATP-binding protein; translation: MGQNIIDVRNLSKSFDISSKEPGLKGTIKHFFRRQTKSLKVIKDISFEIKEGEIVGFLGANGAGKTTILKMLCGLIYPSAGSILVSGYLPFRRKENFLKNITLIMGQKQQLIWDLPPIESFYLNASIYDLDKFEAKKRIKKLSEMLEIDGELFIPVRKLSLGQRMKSELLAALIHEPNILFLDEPTLGLDINAQRNLRKFLQKYNKETNATICLTSHYMKDITSLCKRVICVHEGAISYDGKLDLLLKKLSPVKEILIVCRSEEDAIKLENSGFTVKNKIKNEVTIKIENNSITSSLKNILNNFDIEDLFINEPPIDEVIGNVLIKKDYDI
- the petP gene encoding cytochrome b6-f complex subunit PetP, with product MSILDKAKIGNSVQVNLGLSKDRLTRETIDAINVSSMGKISDFRITDGKGIGVVLQLSNGQEQWFFEDEIDLLDENGNVIKKNNDKKENSNFIFDLLRGLNYENKNKVSELLNPINFFIWLVVSFKDIF